attgtggaaAAATAAATTCAGCACTGAGGGAAAACTCTTGACATTACTGTGTTTTTACCCTGAATATGAGGATATTTGGCCATGAGCATCAGACCCCAGCGCAGAGTTGTTCCTGTGGTGTCAGTACCAGCAACAAAGAGATTTATCACAGACATCATAAGGTTCTCATCATGAAAATATGAGTCCTTCTTCCTGGATTTCTGTCAAATGAAATACACACAATCTATTCCCTTTAGTTACTTAAGTTAAAATCTCttgaataaactaaaaaaaactattcagaTATTGTGCAAACTGCTAATTTTCATCAGCCCCTTGAAAATTTTGACGACTAGAGTAAAGGGGATCATTGAAATatgatcaaggctgcatctcatttctagttttacttgatcttagtgcagcgttcgacaccatagatcatgacatactcatatatcgattacaaaactatacaggtattcaagggcaggctctaagggcaggtttagatcctacctgtccgatcgctaccattttgtttacttaaatggggagtcatctcatttatcataagtaaaatatggagtgcctcaaggatccgtcctaggtccccttctattttcaacatacatgttgccccttggtaatattattagaaaatacggaattagcttccactgttatgctgatgatactcagctatatatctcaacgagaccagatgaaacctctaaattatctaagctaacagagtatgttaaaaatgtaaaagattggatgaccaataattttctccaattaaattcggataagacagagatattaattatcggaccaaaaaacattacacagaatcttgtagattacaatctgcaactagatggatgtactgttacttcctctacagtcaaaattctgggtgttatattagacagcaacttgtcttttgaaaatcatatttcccatgttacaaaaactgcattcttccatcttagaaatattgccaagctacgaaacgtgttgtctgtttctgatgcagaaaagctagttcatgcattcatgacctctagactggactattgtaatgcacttctaggtggttttcctgcttcttcaataaacaagctacaggtagtccaaaatgaagccaattttacagtctctgcactggctacctattaagttccgtatcagttacaaattatcattacttacctataaggccctaaatggtttagctcctgcgtacctaactagccttctaccccgttacaatccatcacgctccctaaggtcacaaaacactggactgatgctaaccctgaatcaacaacagaactaacaaatattgctacaagtgttactgaatcatataataattattatttttaataatattaataatgttcatcatctggctgactacgacttgtataaatttttctacaaatcctgtcatacgtgcacaaactgacagtcaccacttataagctattactaaatattgtagaaacataattttctgtaaagtagctttgtaacgatttgtattgtaaaaagcgccatacaaataaacttgaattgaattgaattgaaaaacttgaattgaattgatataTTACATacctcttctttctctttctggaTGAGAAAAGAGTCGACAAATCCCCTGCGTTCCTGTGGATTCAGAGTCTCCTGAAGCGCATTGATCAACTTTGTAATCTGTTGTCtacttttgataatattttttacaacaaTCCTTTTGTTTTTCAGGAACGGACCCAACCATGGAAATATGTTGTAAAGCTAGAAATGGACACAAGACCAGAAATCCAGAAATGCACTTTCAAAATGGGTGTTTTGAACATAAAAAATAGGTTTTGTAGTATCTTTGAACAAAATTAGTTAACATAATTATTATACTCACCATCATAGAAATTGATCCACCAACCCGAACGTTTTCGTTTGCTCTGTCAACCATTTCAGTGAACTGAGGGTCTGTGTATTCAAATCTGCTGCCGTACACGATAGATGAGATGATGTTTGACACGGCGTAGTTCACAGGCTGTGTCGTGTCGAAGGGTTTCCCTGTGAAGAGGAAACAACAAACCATCTCTCAATGGATCTTAGAAACTAAGAGCAtgattgcatgtgtgtgtttctcagcttgTACCTTCAAACTTATCAAACTCTCCTTTCAGATACTGAATTTCTTCTATGATTTTCTCTTCACTTCCTCTCTTGCCCATCCCAAAGTCCCGCAGGTTGCTGAGAGCGAAGCGTCGCATCTCTTTCCAGTTCTCTCCATTGGAAAACACGATCCCTGATCAACACAAAAACATCTGACAATGAGTCTGCAGCAAATCTAGCAAAGAATGATTATGCAATGAGTAGATTAACTTTGGACCTTTGGGACATTTAcaatgtcagattttttaaaagcattttatggcaggttaataaatgaataatctaTTCGCAAATCAATTAATATGCtactttaaataagtaaaaaataattacaccAGTTATTGCTGGGAACCAATAACTCACTGATTAAAGACAGCATGCATTTTTAAGCAAAAAAGTCCCATAATCAAATATCCTTATAATCCTTATAATGAGCTCAAATAATAACGACCTTATAATGAGACAAATGAAAATCTATTTTTTCAGTAGTCATACACATTAGAGTATATTTCATTGGCCTGAAAAGGCCATGAATACTGGAAGCTTTCGCAacatatttgttttgtgaaatgtCTTGCATTTACAGTTTGCACATTCATTTCaggcagaaaaaaagaagaatccTACCATGCTCATCATTCATTATCCTGAAACTATGTCCAATATCTCTTTCGCCGAACTCTTCAGCCTGGTTCACAAGAGCTTCTTTGACGGTTTTGTATCCAACTAAGACCACCGTTTTTTTGGGACCCAGAGACACTTGGAATATGTTCCCGTAGGTTTTAGACAGCTGGAGAATAcaaagaaagacatttataaacAATTCTCAAAATGTTCGTATACTATtagaatttgaatgttttttagtCAAGTTCTCACCTCAAAAAAGGTGTCAAAGGGTCTCTTGAGGTCAAGGGTCAGCAGGTTCCCCAGCAGCGGCAGTGGTTTGGGTCCCGGTGGCTCTTTCCCTTCTTTCTGAGGTTTAGATCCATTAGAAAGCAAATACAAAACCAGAAGCAACAGCAAAGCTCCCAGTAATGTACCGGTGCTGGAAAACTGCAGCAGCGACTCGAAAAAAGCCATTTTCTCTCTGAGCTTCTCAGCTGATGCACTCACACATTTATAGCAGCTGTGTAAAGGGAGGGACTTTATGTGGtcctaaacaaataaaaaagttgatCAGAGGTAAGGGTTGGCGTGATTACATCAGCATGTATGTGACTCCCTTTGGTGAATCATTAATCTTCTTCAGCCTTTTAATCTGAGACAGGAACATTATTTAAGCAATAAAGCAACAAATTTAACACAATCTTAAGAGCAATATTATTACACTTAATTAGactaattatttttttgcacatGAGAAAAGAATAAGATGCCCCATAAAAGTATCACAGTGATCCATATACAGTAGGCTACTGTATGCCTGCGATTCTCCAGACCCATTAAAAGCCAAAGAGTaggaaaataacattaaataatatgaCACTGTATGTTTAATGaaacatatatttgtatatttacattaaaatcgTATGTTTAACTTAGTATAACGTAATGTCAGTTAACATAATGTATAGTGAGTCCATTCATTATATGTGAAATATCTATTCACCTTGCCCATGAGACACAAAGTTCATGAgtacatctctcacctctgtcaCACTTCAACCTAGAGTGACTTCAGACCTGCTTTCATAGACCTGATTAGGCAATATTTTGTCAGAGATTTTAGGTTGTAAAACCATCTGACATGTAAATTAACTGGCCAGCTCTCAGTGGGTCACAGATCTCTTATCAATGTCTCTGATGgtgttaaaagcaaaaataaagttCACAAAATCCACAATTAGGATAACTAAATGTCTAAGAAGGAAACACTCCCAAAATCATTTGAAGCTGATGTAAGGCTTGTGGGTGCAATCAAactttacagtattttgtataaatgtatgtCACTTAATAAGAGTCAAAATAGACAtgttacaataaggttccattcaTCACCACCACCAAAAAGACAGTGTATTTACTTGATCTTAGTCCTGCGTTCGACactatagatcatgacatactcatagatcgattagaaaactatacaggtattcaagggcaggctttaagatAGTTTAGATCTTACCTGTCCGATCTATACCACTTTGTTTACTCAAACAGGGAGTCATCACAATTATCAccagtaaagtatggagtgccacaaggatctgtcctaggtcctctgctattatCAATATACATGTTACCCCTTGATaaaattttataagaaaatacggaattagttcATTTACttcccagagcagtgggcatcatttatgctgcagcacccgaggagcagttgggggtttgtgccttgctcaagggcacttaagtcaTGGTATAACAAGCCTGAGACTCTCAACTTTAGGGTTCAAGTCAAAGGATAGGGTTCAAGTCAAAGGATAAACGGAGGatgacgagagaggaccaggcctggatttatgttgttgttatattatgttttatgttgCAGTTGTCTTTGAGGGGCTGCTGCTTTTACTTTCGTTTCGTGttcgttcatttatttattaaagatttgtgtttaaatgttcaccggttcccacctccttcttccctaAACTTTGTTGcagtacctaactagccttctaccaaaATCCATCACGCTCAAGTTTGCAAAACTCTAGACTTTGGCAGTAcataggatagcaaagtccaccgaaggaggtagagctttttcacatttggctcccaaactctggaatagccttcctgatagcCTTcaggggttcagacacactctctctgtttaaatatagattaaaggcAAAGCATTCAATTAATGCATCTCATCTTATCATGTACAGCAGTTATATATGATCAAATGTACATTATTATTCCTTAGCTTGGTTTGAACATAATAatttggttggaacagcagctatgctaattatgtctctatgtTTGTTTCTGCCACAGCATTGACATCCTGTGGTTACTAggaattacacaagcttcagtctggatccagcccttacaaagacctgagatgactgaatacctgagaagagatgatgcaaaTCACAAAGATAACCTCAGATAATTCCTGATAATTTTGCTACAAGTTTGATTGCAACAATTACATAATTAACTGAATTTTACTGTACATTCTGCCATACAGTATGTACATCAGTATGACAgtcaagctactactaaatatattttagaaacttAATCTTCTGTAAAGCTTCTTTGCAAACGATTTGTATCGTGCTTACTGCATACAGTCTTTTCTAAAGCTAtaatttaagaaagaaaaaagaaaaattttcatCAAAAAACTGCCACTTTGTTTACTGGTCTTTTCTCATAAATCATGTTTGAATGGCTAAAGGAAGATTTAAACATTTATCTTGACACATTTGGGGTATTGATGTTAAATGTAAGGAATCATATTTGCacaaaataatcaataaaaaaacctttaaaaaaaaattatgatgccGTCTGCTTTCTGTGCATGCTCCGTGAAAGAGCGCtcacttttctatttgaatctgAACAATCAGTAAAAACATTCTTCATTGATTAATTTAGActcaaaatgtttaattccatTAAAGCTATTTTCTATAATTTTTATACAATTGTGGTTTTACAcaaattgttcattattatttacatatatattcacTCAGAAGAATAGCCCTTAATACAACTAACTACTAATTATAAATGGTTTTGCTgcattaaccatagtttaaccatggtatttgtagtaaaactgtggctATACACATGGTaatcaatacacacacaaaaaaaacaatgctactacacttttactataataaaaccatggttaatttttgtaagcgAGGTACTGTAAAACAAGTGTCAAAATCATATTACAACAAGGAGACTTTTGTTTCTGCGATTTCTGttcatattttcttcattcaggAGCGTCTGATGGCACACAGCTTGTGTGGGGATGGATTTAATGTAACTCCTACAACTCCTTTGAGATCCAGCTCATCTCCAGATACTCCAGGTTGAGTTGTGAAGCGGTAGCTTTGAAGAAGTGAGGTGAAGAACAGGAAGAGCTCCATCCTGGCCAAACTCTCTCCAAGACAAACCCTGCgtcctgagagaaagagagaaagagacaggttCTAACAACGCCcgtcaatgtcaaaatgattgTGGTAGCCAATCCAAATAAAAATGGCGGGCTTTACTAAGGACTAGCGCAAACTCTATCGCGATGCTTTAGGTACGATTGAAGAGAAACATAAGTAccaataaaaatgtaactgttttcACAATATGTTAGCCGACCGACAGTATATGTCAGGCAAACTACTATTTTTGTTCTATACAGCGCTGATTCGTGTAATTCTTAATTGTATGTGATCAAACAACAAACATTAAGGGAGCCATTCTGGATATTTTTAGCTACAATTAAGCCTTTGATCAGGCATATGCTATGCTGCACGACTTTTGTGCAGGTTTTTGCCCCAATTTGAAGTCTGAAAGTAAGTCCTGTCACTGATCAAATTCAAATCGCCGAAAGTAGGTTAACTTTATTCTCAATACAATTTTTTGGTGTATTAATGTCAAAAGAAGAACTATGATAAAGCTGTTACTTAAAAAACAATCATGTCTGTTAAT
The nucleotide sequence above comes from Carassius gibelio isolate Cgi1373 ecotype wild population from Czech Republic chromosome B3, carGib1.2-hapl.c, whole genome shotgun sequence. Encoded proteins:
- the LOC127953241 gene encoding cytochrome P450 2K1-like — encoded protein: MAFFESLLQFSSTGTLLGALLLLLVLYLLSNGSKPQKEGKEPPGPKPLPLLGNLLTLDLKRPFDTFFELSKTYGNIFQVSLGPKKTVVLVGYKTVKEALVNQAEEFGERDIGHSFRIMNDEHGIVFSNGENWKEMRRFALSNLRDFGMGKRGSEEKIIEEIQYLKGEFDKFEGKPFDTTQPVNYAVSNIISSIVYGSRFEYTDPQFTEMVDRANENVRVGGSISMMLYNIFPWLGPFLKNKRIVVKNIIKSRQQITKLINALQETLNPQERRGFVDSFLIQKEKEEKSRKKDSYFHDENLMMSVINLFVAGTDTTGTTLRWGLMLMAKYPHIQDRVQEEIDRVIGGRQPVVEDRKKLPYTDAVIHETQRLANIVPLSLPHVTSCDVTFNGYFIKKGTTVIPLLMSVLKDPSEWEKPNSFYPEHFLDEKGQFVKRDAFMPFSAGRRVCLGESLARMELFLFFTSLLQSYRFTTPPGVSGDELDLKGVVGITLNPSPHKLCAIRRS